A region of the Kaistia geumhonensis genome:
GCACGGCAATTTCTTCACCGGCGTACCGGCGCCGGCAGGGGCGCTCATCGTCATGCTGCCGGTCTATCTCGAGAATCTCGAGATTCCGGTGGCCTCGGTCGGCGTTCCGATCGTTTTCATCTACACGCTGGCCATCGGGCTCCTGATGGTCAGCAAGCTGCCGACATGGTCCGGCAAGAAGATGGGATCGCGGGTCCCGCGCGAGATCGTGCTGCCGCTCTTCGTGGTCGTCGTGGTCGTAGCGGCCTCGCTGCTCAGCTACCCCTGGCATGTTCTGGCCTTCGGTGCCACGGCCTACCTCGTCGCCCTGCCCTTCGGCTGGCGACATTTCAGGCGGCTCGAAGAGGCCGACAGACACGCCTGAATCGGGCGGAGAACGGGGGAAGTTCTTGGGCGCTCAACCACATTTCGTGATTGTCGGCGGCGGCACCGCCGGCTGGCTAGCGGCATTCATCATCAACGACAAGGCGCGGCGGCTGAAGCTCGACGCGCGCGTGACCGTGGTCGAATCCTCGAAGATCCCGACCGTCGGCGTCGGCGAGGGATCGACCGCTGCGCTTCGCGTCTTGATGCAGTATTTCAACCTCAACGAGCTCGAGTTCTTCCGCGAGACCGGCGCGACCTTCAAGCTCGGCATCCGGCACAAGGATTGGCGCCGCGTCGGCTTCACCTATGACGGGCCGATCGACGATCCGCATCAGGTTGTGAAGCCACCGCAGGGGGCCCCCTCCGACTATCTCAACGTCTATGCCGTCGCGGCTGGCCGAAAGCTGCAGGACATGCACCTGTTCGGGCCGCTGCTGGAACAGAAGAAGGCGCCCTACGCCGTCAAGGATGACGGCACACTGCTGCCACTCGGCCCCTTTCACCACGCCTTCCACTTCGATCAGGCGCGGGTAGGCAAGTTCCTCAAGGAGCGCTCACGCGGCGTCGCCACGGTCGATGCCACCATCGCGGGGGTCGAGCGCGACGGCGAGACAGGGTTCATTCGCGCACTCTCGCTCGACGACGGCAGCCGGCTCGAAGGCGACTTCTTCGTCGACGCCACCGGCTTCCGCAAACGCATCATCGTCAAGGAACTCGAAGCGCCCTGGGTGTCCTATGCCCGGGAACTGCCCGTCAACCGCGCCCTGCCCTTCTGGATCGACATCAAGGAAGGCGACGAGATCGCCAACTATACCCTCGCCTGGGCGCTCGAGGCCGGGTGGATGTGGCAGATCCCGACACAGGGACGCTATGGCTGCGGCTATGTCTTCTCGGACGAATTCAAGACGCCCGACGAGGCCCATGCCGAGATCGAGCGCGTGCTCGGCCATCCCGTCGAAGTGCGCGACGACATCCGCTTCCAGATCGGCCGCCTTGCGACGCCCTGGCTCGGCAACTGCCTCGCCGTCGGCCTAGCGTCTTCCTTCCTGGAGCCGCTCGAGGCGACGTCGATCCACGGCTCGATCGTTCAGCTCATGCTGTTCGCCGACAATTACCTGAAGCATCCGGGCGACATGAACGACGCCGACAGGGCCGACTACAACCGCAGAATCGGACGTCAGGTCGACGATTTCCGGACATTTATCAACACGCATTACGTTACAGAACGTGAGGACACCGCGTTCTGGAGCAATGTCAGCGCCGAGCGGCTGCACCCCGAGACGAAGCAGCGGCTGGCACTGTGGAAAAAGGAGATGCCACGCCGCGAGCATTTCCCGTCCTTCCTCGGCGGGCTGCCGCATGTCGAGACGCAGCTTCATTACCCGGTGCTCGACGGGCTCGGACTGCTGGATCCGCAGCTGGCGCGAGCCGAGATGGCTCGTGATCCGAAGCTGCGCCAGTTCGCCCGCGAGACCTATGAGGGCCTGGTGCGCGAATATCGCGCAGCGGCGGCGAAGGCACTCGGACATGGCGACTTCCTTCGTCATGTGAACGCCCTCGGCTGACGCGGCGATGGACGCGCCGCTCACCTTCGTCCTTGCGGTTTTCGCGCTGCTCGCCGTGCCGGGGCCGACCAATGCGCTGCTCGCGGCGGCGGGTGCCGAACGCGGCATCGGCGCGGTTCGCCTGATCGGAATAGTCCTCCTCGGCTACGGCTTCGCCGTCTCGCTGCTCGTCGCGCTGTTCGGGCCGCTCAGCGGAGCGGACCCGCGCGCTGCCGCCGCGCTGAGGCTGGCGGCGGCCATCTGGCTGCTGTGGTCGGCCGTCGGGCTTTGGCGGCACGCCGCAAGGCCGGGAGCGGCACGGGCCGTCACGGCCGGGCGCCTGCTCGTGACGACGATGCTCAATCCGAAGACGCTGGTCCTCGCCTTCGCGATCTTCCCGCCGCTGTCGCCCGCCGCCCTTCTTCCCTATGGTCTCGCCTTTCTGGGACTGGCGAGCCTCACCTCCCTCGGGTGGGCCCTCGCGGGCGTCTTTCTCGCCCGATCGGCCGGCAGCCTCGCGACGCCGGCCCGCATCAGCCGCGCCACGGCGGCGACGCTCGCGCTCTTCGCGCTCTGGGTCGGTAGCGTCGGGATCACCGCGCTGGTGGCGTGAGGCGCATAGGCCCACCTCACCGGTCCACGACCGTCAGAACGTCGTGCCCTTCGACAGCAGCCAGCGAAGCATGCGGGCGGTGTCGCGCGCGATCCAGCCCGCGTTGAGGCCGGACGGTGCCCCGAGATCCATGCCCTCGAAGAAGCAGACGACGCAGCGCGGGTCGACCCAGTGGTACGTCCAGCCAATCTTCTGCGCGCCCACCGTCGTCGCCGCGATCTTGTCCGCGAGCTGACTTTCCGGCGCCTCGGCCGGCATCAGGATGACGACATTGCAGCGATTGGTGTTGCAGTAGACCTGGAGGAGCGCGGGGACAGCATCGCTGCGAGCGACGGAGAACCAGCGCTCGTCCCGGGCGACGTCGCCGACATGGGCCGGAGGCGCGGAGTGGACGAGCGGCAGACCGGCATCGATGCAGGCCTGCGGGAAGACCGTGTCGAGCCAGCTTTCGATCAGCCGGTACTCCGCCTCATAGGCCGAAATGAGATTCAATCCCGCCGCCTCCGCCCGAATGGCAAAGAGTTTCCCCGAAGCATCGCCGGCGGATCAAGCGGACATGAAGAAGCCCGGCCGCCGGGAGGGGCGGCCGGGCCTTCTGGAAGGCGCAGCGC
Encoded here:
- a CDS encoding tryptophan halogenase family protein; the protein is MGAQPHFVIVGGGTAGWLAAFIINDKARRLKLDARVTVVESSKIPTVGVGEGSTAALRVLMQYFNLNELEFFRETGATFKLGIRHKDWRRVGFTYDGPIDDPHQVVKPPQGAPSDYLNVYAVAAGRKLQDMHLFGPLLEQKKAPYAVKDDGTLLPLGPFHHAFHFDQARVGKFLKERSRGVATVDATIAGVERDGETGFIRALSLDDGSRLEGDFFVDATGFRKRIIVKELEAPWVSYARELPVNRALPFWIDIKEGDEIANYTLAWALEAGWMWQIPTQGRYGCGYVFSDEFKTPDEAHAEIERVLGHPVEVRDDIRFQIGRLATPWLGNCLAVGLASSFLEPLEATSIHGSIVQLMLFADNYLKHPGDMNDADRADYNRRIGRQVDDFRTFINTHYVTEREDTAFWSNVSAERLHPETKQRLALWKKEMPRREHFPSFLGGLPHVETQLHYPVLDGLGLLDPQLARAEMARDPKLRQFARETYEGLVREYRAAAAKALGHGDFLRHVNALG
- a CDS encoding LysE family transporter, whose amino-acid sequence is MDAPLTFVLAVFALLAVPGPTNALLAAAGAERGIGAVRLIGIVLLGYGFAVSLLVALFGPLSGADPRAAAALRLAAAIWLLWSAVGLWRHAARPGAARAVTAGRLLVTTMLNPKTLVLAFAIFPPLSPAALLPYGLAFLGLASLTSLGWALAGVFLARSAGSLATPARISRATAATLALFALWVGSVGITALVA